The window CTCTTGCTGAAGTTGCAGATTGTAAGGCGGGTCGGCAAAGATCAGGTCAACCGATTTTTCAGGTAAAGCGTTAAGAACTTCAACACAGTCTCCCTGGAGTATTTGATTCAAGGGTAATTCTTGTTTACTCATGAGTTTGACCATAACTGGCAAACTACTTATTTTCTATTCCGGCACAAAAACCCGCAGCAATACAGCAGGTTCGGTGACTTCAATTTTGAAATCGCCCAGGGCAGCCGGGAGCAGGACAAAACGAATGGCCGGCAACTCAAGCGGCTGGCCGGCCCAAACCACCCGGCCGGCCCCGGAAATAATGCCCCAGATTTCAAAGGTGCTGCCGTCGCACCGTCCCGCAAAGATTCCAGGTTGCTTAAACGTGAACTTTTCGGTGCGGAAATTGGGGCAGGTCACCAATAACTCATGGCACCCATCATCATCTTCGGCCAGCAATTGGGGCGTGATCGGACCCGGTTCTACCAACTCAAAATTAATCACGTCCAGCGCTTTATCAATATGCAATGGGCGGGGTTTACCATCAACCCCTACTCGCCCCCAATCATAAACGCGATAGGTGGTATCGGAGTTTTGCTGAATCTCGGCCACCACCAATCCTTCCATCAAAGCATGGACGGATCCCACCGGCACAAAAATAATATCATCCGCTTTCACCGGCACTTGGTGCAGGCAAGATTCCAAATTTTCCGCCTCGAGCGCCGCCCGAAATGATCCCGGAGTGACCCCGGCTTTGAGGCCATAGATGAGGTACGCCCCTTCTTCAGCGTGCAATACGTACCACATTTCGGTTTTGCCCAACTCGCCATTTTCATGGGCCTGGGCATAATCGTCGTCCGGGTGAACCTGCACCGAGAGGGGTTTGTGGGCATCCAACAATTTGACCAACAAGGGGAACTTCCCTCGCGCCAACATGGCCTGGGAGCGACGGCCCACCAAATTCAACCCTAACAACTTGGTTATATCCAGCAAGGTTTCACCGGCCAACGGGCCATAGTCAACCGGAGTAGACGACGAAGCATGGCCGGAGATTTCCCAACTTTCAGCCACAATACCCGGCGGCAGGTTGCGACCGAACTGTGTTTCAAGGGTCCGACCGCCCCAAATATAATCTCTAAAAACAGGGGTAAAGGTTAAAGGGTATATGTTCCCATTCATAGGGCTGATTTTGACTCAGGATTGCTTTTTGGGCAAATTCTCCATCGGCGGGAGAGGCTCCGTAATTTGTAACTCCCTAATTTTGCATATCGGGGGCTATCGTTTACTATTTGATGATATACCCTACGTGGGGTATAATGGCGGTATGAAAGTAAAGACATCTGTAACTCTATCAGACGAATTAATTGAAGCCATTGATGAGTACGGACGACCCTACAAAAACCGTTCGGACTTTATTGAAGCGGCAATTTGGGCGTTCATCAAACAGATTATTCGTGATCAAGAAAATGCACGCGATATTGAGATTATCAACCGCAACGCAGATCGCTTGAACGCGGAAGCTCAGGATGTGTTAGCTTACCAGGTTCAATTATGAAACGTGGTGAACTCTACCGGGTCGCACATCCAAGTAATGATCCGAAGAAATTCAGGGTATTTGTGATTGTGAGTCGTCAAGCTTTGATTGCTTCCCGCTTTTCAACGGTGATTTGTGCGCCGGTTTATACTACTCACGATGGTTTGGCCTCTCAGGTAGCAATAGGTGTGGATGAAGGGCTAAAACACGAGAGTGGTATTCATTGTGATGGACTGGTGAGCTTACCTAAGTCGGCACTCACAAATTATATTGGGATGTTGCCTCCAGATAAACTGGCCGTATTGGGCTACGCCTTGCGGGTCGCATTGGAGTTGCGAGATTAGGGTTTCCAGGCCACAATATTGGCCTGGATGACGGCCAGAAAGCGACCAGGATCAAGCCACAATTGGCCCCGTTTTTTGGCTGGTAATAGCGTTGGCGCCACCGCTGGTAACCATTGCATTATTGTGGGTTTAACCCATTTTATGATAAACTTCATTATGTAACTCATATTTGGCTCTACTAAGTTTGGGAACGAGAAAACTGACCGGGCGGTAAGGATAATAATCCCGCTTTGTGTTCTATCCTCATAGTGATATAATACGATAACCTAACATCACCCGGGCAAGGTCGGCTGAAGCCGGCCTTTATTATGTGACGTCAATGATGGGGCACACCCAACCCGCGCAAACTAAATGCATTAACAGGGAAACAGCCGCAGGGTTGGTTTTGCTGCTCCTGCTTTATCTGCTGGTTGCCCTGGCCCACGCTTACCTGGCCCCGCTGACCACCGGCCCGGATGAACTGGCCCACTACGAATACCTTCGTTTTATCGCCGAGCATGGCCGGCTGCCCCATACTTACGAGGAACGGGAACAGGCCAGCTATAAATCGGACCAGCCGCCGCTGTACCACGTGTTGGCCGCCCTGCCGGCCTCTCTGATTGACCCTGCCGGCCCACCCTTTCTCAAACGGGTCATTGACCATCCCCGCCGCCAGTTGATCGAGCGCACCCGCCATGCCTGGGGCCTCTACAACACCGAGGATGAACGGTGGCCTTATCGCGCCGAAATACTGCGCTGGCACATTGGACGGTGGGTGGCTATTTTGTTTGGCGCGGCTACCGTTGCGCTCACGTTTTTTATTGCGCGTGAGGTGTTTGCCAGGCTTCCGGCTATAGGAGAAGAGGCATTTTTTGCCCTGGGCGCAGCCGCCATTGTTGCCTTTATACCCCGTTTTGCCCTGACCGGCTCAATGCTTAATTACGAAACCACGATGGCTTTTTGGGCGGCGCTGTTTTTATGGGGGGTGTTGCGGGTGCAAAGAGGTAGAGACCAGGGGACAGGAGGTTTGCTTTATCTGGTGGTAATTGGCGTTTCTGCCGGGCTGGCAATTCTGGCCAAACTCAGCGCGATTATTTTGCCGCTTGAGGCCGTTATTGCTTTTTGGCTCATCCAAAAATACGCAATAAGCAATACCCAGTGCCTTCCCTGCTCATGGCAAAATTGGTTACGCAATAGCCTGATCACACTGGCTGCAACCGGCCTGGTGGTCAGCCTATGGTTTGGTTTTGTGGTGTATCAATTTAACACCGTGGCTGAAGACGGCTGGTGGATAGGCTTGCTCCGGCCCCTGATTGCGGCCGACGCCAGCGACGCCACCACCAACCGTTTACTAAGCCTTTTGACCGGCGGCGAGGCAGGGTTTACCGGGGCCATTGAGAATCTCGACACCGGCCCGCCCTGGGCGTGGCTGGCCATCTTTTTTCGCACGTTTTGGGTGGTTGGCATTGAGGAACACCAGCCGTTGGGTTGGTTGGGTTTGGTAGTTGCTTTGTTTTTGTGCACGCTGGCGACCTATGGGCTGGTTGGCATTTGGCGACGAAACGACCAACGAACTGTTCCTCAAGCTCAAGACAAGCCGGTGATAGCAGACCGCCGGAGCGAGCGTTTAACTTTATCTTTGTTGCTGTTACACCTGATCGCGCCCGTGGTATTGCCCTTTTTGCGTTATGTGGTTACTTTTAGCTTGGCCGATACGGCTCAAGGCCGGCATGTGTTGTTTATGGCCGCGCCGGCGTTTGCAACGTTGTTGGGGTGGGGTTTACGTGCAGGGGTATCACGTATCACGTGTCACGTATCACGTATCAAGGCAGACGTACGCCTCATTGTTTTTGGACCTGGGCTTTTTTTGTTCATTTGGAGCGGGGTGCAACTCTGGTATATGACCTGGGCTTACCTGCCGCTGTTGCCGGTTTGGACTGGGCCGGAAGCAAAGGCGCAAGTATCCTCTCAACTCAATCAGCCAATGAATGATTACGTCACCCTGATTGGCTACAACCACCAACTTGACGAAGACAGCCAAATGATGCGCTTGGATTTGCTATGGCAGGCTACGGCCGTCAGCCCGTTTGATTATCTTACGGAAGTTACTTTGCTCGATTCTCAGGGCGACGCGCAGGTGCAATGGTTGGGTTATCCGGCCAATGGCCGCTACCCCACCCGCGCCTGGGACGTGGACGATTTGGTGCGCGATACGGTGTGGTTGCCCCTGGCCGGGCTGGAGGCCGGCCCGTATGAGGTCAGGCTTAACCTGATTTCCGCCAGGCTCAACCCTCCGCCGCCACCGGAAACGCTAACCCTTTCCCCTTTAACTTTGACCACCGTCACCCTGCCGGATTTTTCCCAACCCCCATCCGCCGAATCTCGAATCTGGCAAAACGGCAAACCGCTCTCCGGGCCGCGAACTTTCCGCTATCGAGAAACCATTCTGGTCACGCTGGCCCCAAATCCGCCCGGTGAAGCCGCGCTGCAAATCATTGGCCCTGATGATGCGCTTGCTTTTGCCCCTGTTCGCCAACTCAACCGGACCGCTCTGTTCATTGTTGGGCCTGATTGGCCTATCGGCGCGTATCGGCTGCGCCTAACCTCCACCACTGCGGGTCAGGCGGAGTATCCGCTCATCAATGTGATTGACCGTTGGGAACGTC is drawn from Anaerolineae bacterium and contains these coding sequences:
- a CDS encoding class I mannose-6-phosphate isomerase, whose translation is MNGNIYPLTFTPVFRDYIWGGRTLETQFGRNLPPGIVAESWEISGHASSSTPVDYGPLAGETLLDITKLLGLNLVGRRSQAMLARGKFPLLVKLLDAHKPLSVQVHPDDDYAQAHENGELGKTEMWYVLHAEEGAYLIYGLKAGVTPGSFRAALEAENLESCLHQVPVKADDIIFVPVGSVHALMEGLVVAEIQQNSDTTYRVYDWGRVGVDGKPRPLHIDKALDVINFELVEPGPITPQLLAEDDDGCHELLVTCPNFRTEKFTFKQPGIFAGRCDGSTFEIWGIISGAGRVVWAGQPLELPAIRFVLLPAALGDFKIEVTEPAVLLRVFVPE
- a CDS encoding type II toxin-antitoxin system PemK/MazF family toxin; the encoded protein is MKRGELYRVAHPSNDPKKFRVFVIVSRQALIASRFSTVICAPVYTTHDGLASQVAIGVDEGLKHESGIHCDGLVSLPKSALTNYIGMLPPDKLAVLGYALRVALELRD
- a CDS encoding glycosyltransferase family 39 protein, with the protein product MMGHTQPAQTKCINRETAAGLVLLLLLYLLVALAHAYLAPLTTGPDELAHYEYLRFIAEHGRLPHTYEEREQASYKSDQPPLYHVLAALPASLIDPAGPPFLKRVIDHPRRQLIERTRHAWGLYNTEDERWPYRAEILRWHIGRWVAILFGAATVALTFFIAREVFARLPAIGEEAFFALGAAAIVAFIPRFALTGSMLNYETTMAFWAALFLWGVLRVQRGRDQGTGGLLYLVVIGVSAGLAILAKLSAIILPLEAVIAFWLIQKYAISNTQCLPCSWQNWLRNSLITLAATGLVVSLWFGFVVYQFNTVAEDGWWIGLLRPLIAADASDATTNRLLSLLTGGEAGFTGAIENLDTGPPWAWLAIFFRTFWVVGIEEHQPLGWLGLVVALFLCTLATYGLVGIWRRNDQRTVPQAQDKPVIADRRSERLTLSLLLLHLIAPVVLPFLRYVVTFSLADTAQGRHVLFMAAPAFATLLGWGLRAGVSRITCHVSRIKADVRLIVFGPGLFLFIWSGVQLWYMTWAYLPLLPVWTGPEAKAQVSSQLNQPMNDYVTLIGYNHQLDEDSQMMRLDLLWQATAVSPFDYLTEVTLLDSQGDAQVQWLGYPANGRYPTRAWDVDDLVRDTVWLPLAGLEAGPYEVRLNLISARLNPPPPPETLTLSPLTLTTVTLPDFSQPPSAESRIWQNGKPLSGPRTFRYRETILVTLAPNPPGEAALQIIGPDDALAFAPVRQLNRTALFIVGPDWPIGAYRLRLTSTTAGQAEYPLINVIDRWERQFTPPPMARVIEANFANQVKLLGYDLGTNRAKPGGGIPLTLYWQGLDWLGDDYTIFTKLLAADQSVHGGRDRLPQEGYRTLYWAPGEIVTDPFGVPVAPDAPDGIYYINVGLYKEVAGQAVSLPLVQDGQPIEASSINIGPIKLGNAPIGLTLARANPQHPLNQPFGDAPNLTLLGYDLESGPEIRNTEYEIRLILYWRSEAPLPVDYTTFVHLRNAANNEVVAQKDQPPLNGAYPTSLWDPGEIIADEIVIPLPAELPGGQYQLVLGMYDFQTGQRLAVSGNPANEVKLLDVEIP